In one window of Opitutaceae bacterium DNA:
- a CDS encoding bifunctional proline dehydrogenase/L-glutamate gamma-semialdehyde dehydrogenase, with protein sequence MPKPDLLLESRIHAIGRKLFKLMADHPAPGIFSRKGAYARIMDWSMRDPAFKAQLFRFVDVLPSLASSGEIVRHLREYLGDKAVELHPALKAGLGAASFAPALVAGPVKAQVTDMARQFVAGETAQELVRRLLANSREGIATTIDLLGETVVSEEEADTFLKRNLEIIDVVSEALRGSPEPCASDLGQGGRPLPRLNLSLKISALSADVNPIDPECSVPGLKQRLRPLLRRAAAAGALINFDMESHRTKDLTLALFRSILEEEEFAATPAVGIAIQAYLRDSDRDLRELIAWSRSRMRPITVRLVKGAYWDFEVVTSAQKDWPAPVWLRKSESDASFEALTVLLLENSDLVSSAFASHNVRSCAHAIVQAERLGVDPRAFEFQALYGMADELKAALRESGYRVREYCPVGELLPGMAYLVRRLLENTSNEGFLRASNRGEQSHEDLLKSPVESIAAGPPAPESADANAAAGGPVRGAFRNAANTDFSLGENRTAMRDALRASAGGASAGYFGKRWPLVIGGRRCEPSGRRYAPATNPARPAEVLGHWALATVEDAGRAVDAAAAAFPAWRSTPVETRASIIERLADLMASRRFALCALEIREAGKPWMEADADVSEAVDFCRFYALEMRRLAAPTVTQMIPGESNVLVHTPRGVGVAIAPWNFPLAILCGLTVAPLVAGNAVIMKPAEQTSIIGAVFMDLLLEAGVPPGVVNLVTGRGEEVGAHLVAHPRVDFIAFTGSRAVGLRIWETAGRTVPGQANLKKVVCEMGGKNALIIDADADLDEAVPAVLYSAFGFSGQKCSALSRLIVHEAIHDAFLQRLVAAAASLRVGDPAQPGTLVGPLIDAESRDRIFARVAEARRESRMVHQSDLPDGARASGGHYVPPIIFADVEPGHLLAREELFGPVLGVMRARSLDQAFALANATEYALTGGIFSRSPSALVRAREELLCGNLYLNRTITGALVERHPFGGFRMSGGGTKAGGRGYLENFLFPRVISENTLRRGFTPPEAPLD encoded by the coding sequence ATGCCCAAGCCCGATCTACTGCTCGAATCCCGCATCCACGCCATCGGTCGGAAGCTTTTTAAGCTCATGGCGGATCATCCCGCCCCCGGAATCTTTTCAAGGAAGGGCGCCTACGCGCGGATCATGGATTGGTCGATGCGCGATCCGGCATTCAAGGCCCAGCTCTTCAGGTTCGTTGATGTCCTGCCATCGCTCGCGTCGAGCGGGGAGATCGTGCGGCATCTTCGCGAATACCTGGGAGACAAGGCGGTGGAGCTGCATCCCGCCCTGAAGGCGGGCCTCGGTGCGGCCTCATTTGCACCCGCGCTTGTCGCGGGCCCCGTGAAGGCCCAAGTCACGGACATGGCGCGGCAGTTCGTGGCGGGGGAGACGGCGCAGGAATTGGTCCGGAGGCTTCTCGCCAACAGCCGTGAGGGCATTGCCACGACGATCGACCTTCTTGGAGAGACTGTCGTGAGCGAGGAGGAGGCGGACACGTTTCTGAAGCGCAATCTCGAGATCATCGACGTCGTGAGCGAGGCCCTTCGGGGAAGTCCGGAGCCCTGTGCGAGCGACCTCGGACAAGGAGGCCGGCCGCTGCCCCGGCTGAATCTCTCGCTGAAGATTTCGGCGCTTTCGGCGGACGTGAATCCAATTGATCCGGAGTGTTCGGTCCCTGGGCTCAAGCAGCGGTTGCGTCCCCTGCTGCGTCGGGCCGCGGCGGCGGGGGCATTGATCAATTTCGACATGGAGAGCCACCGCACGAAGGATCTCACGCTTGCGCTGTTTCGCTCCATTCTTGAAGAGGAGGAATTCGCGGCAACGCCGGCCGTGGGCATCGCCATACAGGCCTACCTGCGCGACTCCGATCGTGACCTTCGCGAACTCATCGCATGGTCGAGGAGCCGGATGCGTCCGATCACAGTGCGGCTTGTCAAGGGGGCCTACTGGGATTTCGAGGTCGTTACCTCGGCCCAGAAGGACTGGCCGGCGCCGGTGTGGCTGCGAAAGTCCGAGAGCGACGCTTCATTCGAGGCACTGACGGTGCTCCTGCTGGAGAACAGCGACCTGGTTTCGTCCGCCTTTGCGTCGCACAACGTGCGGTCCTGCGCCCACGCCATCGTCCAGGCGGAGAGGCTGGGCGTTGATCCGCGCGCATTCGAATTCCAGGCGCTTTACGGCATGGCGGACGAATTGAAGGCGGCTCTTCGGGAAAGCGGGTATCGGGTTCGTGAATACTGCCCGGTTGGCGAACTCCTTCCCGGCATGGCTTACCTCGTGCGCCGGCTGCTTGAAAACACGTCGAACGAGGGATTTCTTCGCGCAAGCAATCGCGGGGAGCAGAGCCACGAGGATCTGCTGAAGAGTCCGGTTGAATCGATAGCGGCCGGGCCTCCGGCGCCTGAGAGTGCGGATGCGAATGCGGCTGCAGGCGGGCCTGTGCGTGGCGCCTTTCGCAATGCGGCCAACACCGACTTCAGTCTCGGCGAAAATCGGACGGCCATGCGGGACGCGCTCCGGGCTTCAGCAGGCGGCGCGTCAGCCGGTTACTTCGGCAAACGCTGGCCGCTTGTGATCGGTGGTCGGCGCTGCGAGCCGTCCGGACGGCGGTATGCACCCGCGACCAATCCGGCCCGGCCAGCCGAGGTGCTGGGGCATTGGGCGCTGGCAACGGTGGAGGATGCAGGCCGGGCGGTCGATGCCGCTGCAGCGGCGTTTCCCGCATGGCGTTCGACTCCGGTCGAGACCCGCGCCAGTATCATTGAGCGTCTGGCTGATCTCATGGCGAGCCGCAGATTCGCGCTCTGCGCCCTCGAGATCAGGGAGGCGGGCAAACCCTGGATGGAGGCGGATGCGGATGTGAGCGAGGCCGTGGACTTCTGCAGATTCTATGCCCTGGAGATGCGGCGGCTTGCGGCACCGACTGTCACGCAGATGATTCCTGGAGAGTCCAACGTCCTTGTGCACACCCCGCGGGGTGTGGGTGTGGCGATCGCGCCGTGGAATTTTCCGCTCGCCATTCTTTGCGGGCTCACCGTCGCCCCACTGGTGGCCGGCAATGCGGTGATCATGAAGCCGGCGGAGCAGACCTCGATCATCGGGGCGGTTTTCATGGACCTGCTCCTTGAAGCCGGCGTGCCACCCGGCGTGGTCAATCTGGTGACGGGCAGGGGTGAGGAGGTCGGCGCCCACCTGGTTGCGCACCCACGGGTCGATTTCATCGCGTTCACCGGTTCGCGGGCGGTTGGGCTCAGGATCTGGGAGACCGCGGGGCGGACGGTGCCCGGTCAGGCGAATCTGAAGAAGGTGGTGTGCGAGATGGGAGGAAAGAATGCATTGATCATCGATGCGGACGCCGATCTCGATGAGGCGGTTCCAGCGGTGCTGTATTCGGCCTTTGGATTCAGCGGGCAGAAATGCTCCGCACTGTCCCGTCTCATCGTGCATGAGGCGATTCATGACGCCTTCCTTCAGCGCTTGGTCGCCGCAGCCGCCAGCCTGCGGGTGGGTGACCCCGCGCAGCCGGGGACGCTGGTTGGGCCGCTCATCGACGCGGAATCCAGGGACCGCATTTTCGCGCGGGTGGCTGAGGCGAGGCGAGAAAGCCGCATGGTCCATCAGAGCGACCTGCCGGATGGAGCCAGGGCGAGCGGCGGGCACTATGTGCCGCCGATCATATTTGCGGATGTGGAGCCCGGCCACCTGCTCGCCCGCGAGGAGCTGTTCGGGCCGGTGCTTGGAGTCATGCGCGCTCGTTCGCTGGATCAGGCCTTCGCGCTTGCCAACGCCACCGAGTACGCGCTCACCGGCGGTATCTTCTCCCGAAGCCCCAGTGCCCTGGTCCGCGCCCGGGAGGAGCTTTTATGCGGCAATCTCTATTTGAACCGGACGATCACCGGCGCTTTGGTCGAGCGACACCCTTTCGGCGGATTCCGCATGAGCGGCGGTGGCACGAAGGCTGGAGGCCGCGGATATCTGGAGAATTTTCTCTTTCCCAGGGTGATCAGCGAAAACACCCTGCGCCGCGGCTTCACCCCGCCGGAGGCGCCGCTTGATTAG
- a CDS encoding acetylxylan esterase, which yields MPLIDKPLEELRSYQGRNPRPSDFDEYWDAALRELDATPPRPEFSRSPTLKARGAECFDLTFTGVGGGRIYAKYLRPAGAKAAPAVLQFHGYSQNSGDWTPKLAYVSQGLCVAAMDCRGQGGRSEDRGGVTGNTLRGHIIRGLDDADPRRLLFRQVFLDAAQLARVVMGLPEVDPSRVGAMGPSQGGGLTLACAALEPRIRRAVPVFPFLSDYQRTWEMDLAKDAYQELRDYFRLFDPCHEREHEVFSRLGYIDVQHLAPRIRADVLMHVGLMDPICPPSTQFAAYNKLGGSKQMAIYPDFAHEHLPGEADRTLNFMLGL from the coding sequence ATGCCACTCATCGACAAGCCTCTGGAAGAACTGCGCAGTTACCAGGGACGCAATCCGCGTCCCTCCGACTTTGACGAATACTGGGATGCAGCCCTGCGCGAACTCGACGCCACTCCTCCCCGCCCGGAGTTTTCAAGAAGTCCGACGCTGAAGGCACGGGGGGCGGAATGCTTCGATCTCACATTCACCGGCGTCGGAGGTGGGAGGATCTACGCCAAGTATCTCCGGCCCGCGGGCGCAAAGGCGGCGCCTGCCGTGCTTCAGTTTCACGGGTACAGCCAGAACAGCGGTGACTGGACGCCCAAACTTGCGTATGTATCGCAGGGTCTGTGCGTGGCCGCCATGGACTGTCGCGGCCAGGGTGGACGGTCCGAGGATCGAGGCGGTGTGACGGGAAACACACTTCGGGGGCACATCATCCGCGGTCTGGACGACGCGGATCCGCGGCGCCTGCTGTTTCGCCAGGTATTTCTTGATGCCGCGCAGCTTGCACGCGTCGTCATGGGACTGCCGGAAGTCGATCCTTCGCGCGTCGGCGCCATGGGTCCGTCGCAGGGTGGAGGACTGACCCTTGCCTGCGCGGCGCTCGAACCGCGCATCAGGCGCGCGGTTCCCGTGTTTCCCTTTCTATCCGACTACCAGCGCACCTGGGAGATGGATCTTGCCAAGGATGCCTATCAGGAGCTTCGCGACTATTTCCGACTGTTTGATCCCTGTCATGAACGCGAGCACGAAGTCTTCAGCCGACTAGGCTACATTGACGTGCAGCACCTCGCGCCCCGCATCCGTGCGGATGTGCTCATGCACGTTGGACTCATGGACCCCATCTGCCCGCCAAGCACGCAGTTTGCAGCCTACAACAAGTTGGGCGGTTCGAAACAAATGGCGATTTACCCGGATTTTGCTCATGAACACCTTCCTGGCGAGGCCGATCGGACGCTGAACTTCATGCTGGGACTCTGA
- a CDS encoding isoprenyl transferase, with product MSGPTAAVPTHVAIIMDGNGRWAKKRGLPRIEGHRRGVEAVRTILEATRELGIRYLTLYAFSAENWHRPADEVGALMGLLEIFLKRETATLVKNRVRLLTIGRTEDLPDAVRGQLEAAKEQTSAFAEHTLILALNYGSRTEIVDAARAYAAAVAAGREKLNDSSWETFSRYLQTAGIPDPDLLIRTSGEVRLSNFLMMQCAYAELVFSPVLWPDFGREDLQAALADFSRRERRFGRTSEQHAPAGVR from the coding sequence ATGTCAGGTCCAACCGCCGCCGTTCCCACACACGTCGCCATCATCATGGATGGCAATGGCCGATGGGCCAAGAAGCGCGGCCTGCCGCGGATTGAAGGCCATCGCCGCGGGGTCGAAGCTGTTCGGACGATCCTGGAGGCCACGCGCGAACTGGGGATCCGCTACCTGACGCTTTACGCATTTTCCGCCGAGAACTGGCATCGCCCCGCGGATGAAGTTGGTGCGCTGATGGGCCTGCTTGAAATCTTCCTCAAGCGGGAAACGGCCACGCTGGTGAAGAACAGGGTTCGCCTGCTGACGATCGGCCGCACGGAGGACCTGCCGGATGCAGTGAGGGGACAGCTCGAGGCAGCCAAGGAACAAACCTCCGCCTTTGCGGAGCATACACTCATCCTCGCCCTCAACTACGGTTCCCGCACGGAAATCGTCGACGCGGCCCGCGCCTATGCTGCCGCCGTGGCCGCCGGCAGGGAGAAACTCAATGACAGCTCCTGGGAAACCTTCAGTCGCTACCTCCAGACCGCGGGCATACCGGATCCCGATCTCCTGATACGCACGTCGGGGGAGGTTCGCCTCAGCAACTTTCTCATGATGCAGTGCGCCTATGCCGAACTCGTTTTCTCCCCCGTTCTCTGGCCGGATTTCGGCAGGGAGGATCTGCAGGCGGCACTCGCGGACTTCTCGCGTCGCGAGCGCCGGTTTGGCAGGACGAGTGAACAGCACGCGCCCGCGGGTGTTCGCTAA
- a CDS encoding SDR family oxidoreductase yields the protein MSQESPLFDLKGRTVLVTGSSQGIGFTLARGLARAGAVVVLNGRDEGKLSAASMTLEREGLRAASSAFDVTDSVAIAEGIGRIEAKVGPVDILVNNAGIQRRARLEEMTEAQWREVIDVNLTSAFLVSRRVAPAMIRRGGGKIINICSLMSEVSRPSIGNYAAAKGGLKMLTRAMAAEWAKYNIQSNAIGPGYFETELTKPLLDNPEFSEWLRRRTPAGRWAQPEELVGTAVYLASRASDFVNGQIIYVDGGLLAAI from the coding sequence ATGAGCCAGGAATCCCCGCTCTTCGATTTGAAAGGCCGGACGGTGCTGGTCACCGGTTCCAGTCAGGGAATCGGATTCACCCTGGCTCGAGGTCTTGCGCGCGCCGGCGCAGTGGTCGTGCTGAACGGTCGTGACGAGGGAAAGCTGTCGGCTGCCTCGATGACTTTGGAAAGGGAAGGCCTGAGGGCTGCGAGCTCGGCGTTCGATGTCACCGACAGCGTGGCGATCGCCGAGGGCATCGGCCGCATCGAGGCGAAGGTCGGGCCGGTCGACATCCTCGTGAACAATGCGGGGATCCAGCGTCGCGCCCGCCTCGAGGAGATGACGGAGGCCCAGTGGCGCGAGGTCATTGACGTGAATCTGACGAGCGCGTTTCTCGTGAGCCGCCGCGTGGCGCCGGCGATGATCAGGCGCGGCGGCGGCAAGATCATCAACATCTGCTCGCTGATGAGCGAGGTGAGCCGGCCCTCGATCGGCAACTATGCGGCGGCGAAGGGCGGGTTGAAGATGCTGACGCGCGCGATGGCGGCCGAGTGGGCGAAGTACAACATTCAGAGCAACGCCATCGGGCCCGGGTATTTTGAAACCGAGCTGACGAAGCCCCTGCTCGACAATCCGGAATTCAGCGAGTGGCTGCGCAGGCGCACTCCGGCGGGGCGATGGGCGCAGCCCGAGGAACTTGTCGGAACGGCGGTGTACCTTGCGTCGCGCGCATCGGATTTTGTCAATGGCCAGATCATCTACGTGGATGGCGGCCTGCTCGCCGCGATTTGA
- the msrA gene encoding peptide-methionine (S)-S-oxide reductase MsrA — translation MKVGILPLITSLCAMLTTTASPVAAASPAASPTSTEFAYLGGGCFWCTEAAYEMLPGVKSVVSGYAGGHTRKPTYEEVCSGTTGHAEVVRVEFDPAVVTYREIVDYFWNIHDPTTLNRQGADRGTQYRSIILTTDENQKEVAQASLEAAQPSWGGRIVTEVVPLEVFHPAESYHQNYYRNHPNEGYCRVVIKPKIDKLKKSPAVLGKK, via the coding sequence ATGAAAGTCGGCATCCTCCCCCTGATCACTTCCCTTTGCGCCATGCTCACAACCACCGCCTCGCCCGTTGCCGCGGCCAGTCCGGCTGCATCGCCCACCTCGACCGAATTCGCCTATCTTGGCGGAGGCTGCTTCTGGTGCACGGAGGCGGCGTATGAGATGCTCCCGGGCGTGAAGTCAGTTGTCAGCGGTTATGCTGGAGGACACACGAGAAAGCCGACCTACGAGGAAGTGTGCTCCGGGACCACCGGACACGCGGAGGTCGTGCGCGTCGAATTCGACCCCGCCGTGGTCACCTATCGTGAAATCGTCGACTACTTCTGGAACATTCACGATCCCACAACTCTCAATCGCCAGGGGGCCGACAGAGGCACCCAGTACCGGTCAATTATTCTGACAACCGACGAGAACCAGAAGGAAGTCGCCCAGGCATCGCTCGAAGCGGCGCAGCCGTCCTGGGGTGGTCGAATCGTCACCGAGGTTGTTCCCCTTGAAGTCTTCCATCCCGCGGAGAGCTACCATCAGAACTACTACCGCAATCACCCCAACGAGGGATACTGCCGCGTGGTGATCAAGCCCAAGATCGACAAACTCAAGAAGTCACCGGCGGTGCTCGGAAAAAAATAA
- the ettA gene encoding energy-dependent translational throttle protein EttA — MAKPEEPRIIFSMLGVSKKIERKEILRDISLSFFFGAKIGVLGLNGSGKSSLLRILAGLDRDIDGHVHFEPGYPVGFLEQEPSLTPGMTVRACVEEGVKHLNDLVAAYDATWDELNDAADDAARDSIATRQAGLHEKIDHLGAWDVAPKVEMAMDALRCPPPDQIVDELSGGERRRVALARLLLQQPAILLLDEPTNHLDAESVHWLEQHLARYEGTVIAVTHDRYFLDNVAQWILELDRGHGIPWKGNYSQWLEQKQRKAAVEQRTEDRRQKAMARELEWIRKSAKARVAKSQARITAYENMLKENVAEKEREFELVIPPGPRLGSLVVEAQGIAKAYGDRLLFENLTFTLPPGGIVGVVGPNGAGKTTLFRLIVGAEKPDRGTLRVGETVKIAHVDQSRDSLPNDRTIYEAISGGEEILNLGGRSVNARAYCAQFGFTGADQQKKVGVLSGGERNRVHLARLLKEGANLILLDEPTNDLDVNSIRALEEGLETFAGCAVVVSHDRWFLDRVATHILAFEGESVVHAFAGNFSSYLEDYRRRKGHDSDTPRRIKYRRLSRT; from the coding sequence ATGGCAAAGCCCGAAGAGCCCAGAATCATTTTCTCCATGCTCGGCGTTTCGAAGAAGATCGAACGCAAGGAGATCCTTCGTGACATCTCGCTGTCCTTCTTCTTCGGGGCGAAAATCGGCGTGCTCGGACTCAACGGCTCCGGCAAATCCTCTCTCCTCAGGATCCTCGCGGGCCTGGATCGCGACATCGACGGCCATGTCCATTTCGAGCCCGGTTATCCCGTTGGGTTTCTCGAGCAGGAGCCCTCGCTCACTCCCGGAATGACCGTGCGCGCGTGCGTCGAGGAGGGAGTCAAGCACCTCAACGACCTCGTCGCCGCCTACGATGCCACATGGGACGAATTGAATGACGCAGCGGACGACGCCGCACGCGACAGCATCGCCACCAGGCAGGCCGGACTTCACGAAAAGATCGACCACCTGGGCGCCTGGGATGTCGCACCCAAGGTCGAAATGGCAATGGACGCCCTGCGCTGTCCGCCGCCGGATCAAATCGTTGATGAGCTTTCCGGTGGCGAACGCCGGCGCGTCGCGCTCGCCCGTCTTCTCCTTCAGCAACCGGCGATTCTCCTGCTGGACGAGCCCACAAATCACCTCGACGCCGAGAGTGTGCACTGGCTCGAGCAGCATCTCGCGCGTTACGAAGGCACCGTCATCGCGGTGACCCACGACCGGTACTTCCTCGACAACGTCGCTCAGTGGATCCTCGAACTCGATCGTGGGCACGGCATTCCGTGGAAGGGAAATTATTCCCAGTGGCTCGAACAGAAGCAGCGCAAGGCGGCGGTTGAGCAGCGCACGGAGGATCGCCGTCAAAAGGCGATGGCGCGGGAACTCGAGTGGATTCGCAAGTCCGCCAAGGCGCGTGTGGCGAAATCACAGGCGCGCATCACCGCGTACGAAAACATGCTCAAGGAAAACGTCGCGGAAAAGGAGCGCGAGTTCGAACTGGTCATCCCTCCAGGCCCGCGCCTGGGCTCCCTCGTGGTCGAGGCGCAGGGAATCGCCAAGGCCTACGGCGACCGACTGCTTTTCGAGAACCTCACCTTCACGCTCCCACCCGGGGGGATTGTTGGTGTCGTCGGCCCCAACGGCGCGGGCAAGACCACGCTGTTTCGTTTGATCGTCGGCGCGGAAAAGCCCGACCGCGGCACGCTTCGCGTCGGTGAAACCGTGAAGATCGCCCACGTCGATCAGTCGCGCGACTCCCTTCCCAACGACCGGACAATCTACGAAGCGATCAGTGGAGGCGAGGAGATCCTCAACCTTGGAGGCCGGAGCGTGAACGCCCGGGCGTACTGCGCGCAGTTCGGATTCACCGGCGCCGACCAGCAGAAGAAAGTCGGAGTGCTCTCCGGGGGGGAACGCAACCGGGTGCACCTCGCGCGCCTGCTCAAGGAAGGCGCGAATCTCATCCTCCTGGACGAGCCCACCAACGATCTCGATGTGAATTCCATTCGCGCGCTCGAGGAGGGACTGGAGACATTCGCCGGATGCGCGGTCGTCGTCTCACACGATCGCTGGTTTCTCGATCGTGTAGCAACCCACATCCTCGCCTTCGAGGGCGAGAGCGTCGTGCATGCCTTCGCGGGAAACTTTTCAAGCTACCTCGAGGACTACCGGCGCCGCAAGGGGCACGACTCCGATACTCCGCGACGGATCAAGTACCGCCGGCTGTCCCGGACCTGA
- a CDS encoding agarase: protein MGRRGGRNWFIAPDGAQVFSLALNHIDPSPLRYPENGDIWARRYGNSMERWLKEAVAPDLRAWGFNGVGWTQEVVTRGLRNHRHSRAFTYEEYQWLGLPYCHMLPFADFHQWEAETIYPDFASPEFAQWCDYVAREYCARMKDDPKLIGYFYVDCPTWIHTRPPSAWKGPMFDPEKLGTKAGRDALFELASRYYRITHDAIRRYDPHHLILGDRYEAGQPISAEVVRAALPYVDVLSFQHFSTAENIRRNLTKWHAETGKPVLLADHAAVDRRAGEEQHLHGAGYAGMLRTLRDVPGCVGYHLCGGYLRNKARNRGLRDAAERPDDEAIAAITAANREAAGWMRRG from the coding sequence ATCGGGCGCCGCGGCGGACGCAACTGGTTCATCGCACCCGACGGCGCGCAGGTATTCTCCCTCGCGCTCAACCACATTGATCCGTCACCGCTGCGGTATCCGGAGAATGGAGACATCTGGGCGCGCCGCTACGGAAACTCAATGGAGCGCTGGCTGAAGGAAGCCGTCGCGCCCGACCTGCGCGCGTGGGGCTTCAACGGCGTGGGCTGGACGCAGGAGGTCGTCACGCGCGGGCTGCGCAACCACCGCCACTCGCGCGCATTCACCTACGAGGAATACCAGTGGCTCGGACTGCCGTACTGCCACATGCTCCCGTTCGCCGATTTCCACCAGTGGGAGGCGGAGACGATTTATCCGGATTTCGCCAGCCCCGAGTTCGCCCAGTGGTGCGACTACGTGGCGCGCGAGTACTGCGCGCGCATGAAGGACGATCCCAAGCTGATCGGGTACTTCTATGTCGACTGCCCGACGTGGATCCACACGCGCCCGCCAAGCGCATGGAAGGGGCCGATGTTCGATCCGGAGAAACTCGGGACGAAGGCTGGTCGCGACGCGCTCTTCGAACTCGCGTCGCGCTACTACCGCATCACTCACGACGCGATCCGGCGCTACGATCCGCATCACCTGATTCTCGGCGACCGCTACGAGGCGGGGCAGCCCATCTCGGCCGAGGTCGTGCGCGCCGCGCTGCCGTATGTCGATGTGCTGTCGTTCCAGCATTTTTCGACGGCGGAAAACATCCGGCGGAATCTCACGAAGTGGCACGCCGAGACGGGCAAACCGGTGCTGCTGGCCGACCACGCGGCGGTCGACCGGCGCGCCGGCGAGGAACAGCACCTGCACGGCGCCGGCTATGCCGGGATGCTTCGCACGCTTCGCGATGTTCCGGGCTGCGTGGGCTACCACCTCTGCGGCGGCTACCTGCGCAACAAGGCGCGCAACCGCGGCCTGCGCGACGCCGCGGAGCGGCCCGACGACGAAGCCATCGCCGCGATCACCGCCGCCAACCGCGAGGCGGCCGGGTGGATGCGCCGCGGATGA
- a CDS encoding CHASE3 domain-containing protein, translating to MTPLRPLIVSQPAVLVSLAVALILTVGTALLGVVSTRRVVEANALTADSHGRIVAIQQTLTALADVETGQRGYLLTGDEKYLQPYRQALGKIDPLLADLRRQYAKQPERLGSVERVLPLIAERRMEIEKTISLRESGAMAAALNIMESDTGFATTESIRRLLVGLEIREVRELKAEGDRLEESAYRFQFLILCMIGLAIVLTFVAAVLLVRRLRQLATMVTVCAWTKRVKWRGRWVTFEEFLEQRFNLRFTHGMSEEAARQFQVEAHEVHEAHLPRVPPK from the coding sequence ATGACTCCCCTCCGGCCGCTCATCGTTTCCCAACCCGCTGTTCTGGTGTCGCTTGCGGTTGCATTGATCCTGACGGTGGGCACGGCGCTGCTCGGGGTCGTTTCGACGCGGCGCGTGGTTGAGGCGAACGCGCTCACAGCCGACAGTCATGGGCGGATAGTTGCGATCCAGCAGACCCTGACCGCGCTGGCGGATGTGGAAACCGGGCAGCGGGGCTATTTGCTGACGGGCGACGAAAAGTACCTGCAGCCCTACCGGCAGGCGCTGGGGAAGATTGATCCGCTGCTTGCGGATCTCAGGCGCCAATACGCGAAGCAGCCGGAACGGCTTGGGTCCGTGGAGCGCGTTCTGCCGTTGATCGCGGAGCGGCGGATGGAAATTGAGAAGACGATTTCCCTGCGGGAAAGCGGTGCCATGGCGGCGGCGCTCAACATCATGGAGTCCGACACCGGATTCGCCACAACGGAGTCCATCCGCCGGCTCCTCGTGGGTCTGGAGATTCGCGAGGTGAGGGAGCTGAAGGCCGAAGGCGACCGGCTCGAGGAAAGTGCGTACCGGTTCCAGTTCCTCATCCTCTGCATGATTGGTCTGGCCATAGTGCTCACGTTCGTGGCGGCGGTGCTGCTGGTGCGGCGCCTGCGGCAGCTTGCGACCATGGTGACGGTATGCGCGTGGACGAAGCGGGTGAAATGGCGGGGCAGGTGGGTGACGTTCGAGGAGTTTCTCGAGCAGCGCTTTAATCTTCGCTTCACTCACGGCATGTCGGAGGAGGCTGCCCGGCAGTTTCAGGTCGAAGCGCACGAAGTGCATGAGGCCCATCTGCCACGCGTGCCTCCGAAATAG